A genome region from Tolypothrix sp. PCC 7712 includes the following:
- a CDS encoding hybrid sensor histidine kinase/response regulator, translating to MISLPDVTIVSQIYESANSFVYRGIFNTNRQPVILKLLKEDYPTPAEIYRYQQEYEITRSLNLEGIIKAYELRKYQNTLLMLLEDFGGESLKILLQNRSFSVPEFLHLAIEITDILGKVHQNNVIHKDINPSNIVLNPQTGQLRIIDFGLSTFLSQENPSLKSPNVLEGTLAYMSPEQTGRINRVIDYRTDFYSLGVTFYELLTKQLPFDFDDALELVHCHVAKQPLAPHEINPEIPINLSDIVMKLMAKMPEERYQSTWGIKADLKTCLTQYQNGAIQKFTLGCQDISHQLQIPEKLYGRESQIESLLTAFERTSQGQTELMLISGYSGIGKSALVHELYKLITEKRGYFISGKFDQLHRDIPYQALVAAFQELVRQLLTETELQLQQWRDNILAALGANGQIIIDVIPEVELIIGKQPAIPELSPTESQNRFNLVFQNFIQVFCQKEHPLVIFLDDLQWTDSATLQLLQLIMTHANTQYLFLIGAYRDNEVSATHPAMLTVAEMNKQGLVVNHLSLSPLNFNQVNEFIADTLKTNCIYIQKLAELIWDKTQGNPFFIKEFIKSLYTDKLLKFDTNAGIWSWDLQKIINSSITDNVVELMTEKIQRLSESAQKVLQLAACIGNSFDLKNLAVINEKSPKETAKELWDAMQAGLILPIGDDYKFLQTDREYNELKITYKFAHDRIQQAAYFLIPIDAKQDVHWRVGQLLLQNTPPQLRQQKIFDIVNQLNLGIESVDVQIERDKLAQLNLIAGKKAKASAAWKTASNYFRISRNCLSADSWQSQYDLTLVLYVEAAEVASSCGNVEEMEKLANIVLQKANSLLDKVKVYQVKIQAYTSQNNPLQAIDTALSVLKMLGINFPKKPNKLDIVLKLVKTRLSFIGKEIESLIELPEMTDPYKLAVMRILSDMVAPAYFAIPELFALIVFEQVSLSLKYGNTATSCYAYATYGLILSGEVVGDIESGYKFGQLALKLLDKFNAKELKSRVFFVVNFFIKHWKEHLKETLTPLRDAYVIGLETGDVEYAAYAATSYTHHAYILGQELAKLEPEMAMYANALKQLGQETGYYYIQINRQLILNLMGQAEDNCRLIGESYDEDKMLPIHLEANAQNICHYLYFYKIFLGYLFQDYQQALKYTRLVEASQDSAVGSIPLADFYISLIYLAIYADASKSEQKRIQKQVKAKLKNIKKWAHFAPMTHLQKFYLVQAELHRVLGEHTQAIDCYDRAITLAKENDYLNEEALANELTAKFYLNWGKAQVAQGYLINAYHCYLRWGAIAKVKDLEQQYPQLLQRFTKTNISLDSRHSIPNTSGSTAGEVLDLAALMKAAVAIASEIELDKLLATLMRILLSSAGAQTGYLILESLGELRVEASGEANSEQILVLQSTPIETCLPASIIYYVARTQEGLIESNVAREGRFTQDNYIKKYKPKSILCAPLLNQGQLIGIVYLENNLADGVFTIDRLKVIQMLSTQAAIALNNARLYTQVQSTQNRLNKFLNAIPLGISVHDAKGKLVYANQVSQQLLKIQELPKAEVEQLSQVYSIYRAETNQMYPVEQLPVVRSLGGEKTRADDLELHYSDAIVPLEVTSTPIFDETGNVEYAIAAFQDISDRKQAEKTLIENVRLEQEISERKKIEAELEQAKDAAETANHAKSTFLANMSHELRTPLNAILGFSQLMNQDANLSTGQKENLEIIHRSGEHLLTLINQVLDLSKVEAGRMVLSTTNFDLYYLLADIEDMFALKAKDKNLQLQFDCAQNVPQYICTDEIKLRQVLINLISNAIKFTSSGSVSVKVAINADMQTDRGETTISFEVKDTGVGIAAEELENLFQPFVQTSSGQQLQQGTGLGLTISREFVRLIGGEITVISSQAFCSPTCETPSGTTFKFDIPVSIADECEIENPLKSDRIIALAPNQPQYRILVVDDKDYNRQLLVKLLKPLGFAVQAANNGEDAIKIWDEYSPHLIWMDMRMPVMDGYEATKRIKSTTKGQATVIIALTASAWEEEKTVILSAGCDDFVRKPFYTETIFEMMAKHLGVRYIYQEKEQPSHRANVTVEPLNLTDLFAEMPKSWIINLHEAALDADAELVLQILGLVPESHALVRQTCKDWVKRFQFEKILYLTEPLIGKH from the coding sequence ATGATTTCACTGCCAGATGTCACAATTGTCAGCCAAATTTACGAGAGTGCTAATTCATTCGTATATCGAGGCATATTTAATACTAATCGGCAACCCGTAATTTTAAAACTCCTTAAGGAGGATTATCCTACACCTGCCGAAATCTACCGCTATCAGCAGGAATATGAAATCACTCGTAGTCTTAACTTAGAGGGAATAATTAAAGCCTACGAACTGAGAAAATACCAGAATACCCTCCTTATGTTGTTGGAGGATTTTGGTGGAGAGTCTTTAAAAATTCTGCTGCAAAACCGTTCCTTTTCTGTGCCAGAGTTCCTCCATCTTGCCATTGAAATCACCGATATTTTAGGCAAAGTTCATCAAAATAATGTTATTCATAAAGATATCAATCCATCTAACATTGTCTTGAATCCGCAAACAGGACAATTAAGAATTATTGACTTTGGTCTATCTACTTTTTTATCCCAAGAGAATCCCTCTCTAAAAAGCCCTAATGTTCTGGAAGGTACATTAGCTTATATGTCTCCAGAACAAACAGGACGAATCAATCGTGTAATTGATTACCGCACCGATTTTTATTCTCTTGGTGTCACTTTCTATGAATTGTTAACCAAACAACTACCTTTTGACTTTGATGACGCACTTGAATTAGTCCATTGTCATGTTGCTAAACAACCGCTAGCGCCTCATGAAATTAACCCAGAAATTCCCATAAATCTCTCTGATATCGTCATGAAGTTAATGGCAAAAATGCCCGAAGAAAGATATCAGAGTACTTGGGGAATTAAGGCAGATTTAAAAACTTGTCTGACTCAATATCAAAACGGTGCTATCCAAAAATTTACTTTAGGATGTCAAGATATTTCTCATCAATTACAAATTCCGGAGAAACTTTACGGAAGAGAATCGCAAATTGAGAGTTTATTGACTGCTTTTGAGCGCACAAGTCAAGGGCAAACTGAACTCATGCTAATTTCTGGGTACTCTGGTATTGGGAAATCAGCTTTAGTCCATGAACTTTATAAGCTAATTACTGAAAAACGCGGATACTTTATTAGCGGAAAGTTTGATCAACTTCATCGCGATATTCCCTATCAAGCTTTAGTCGCTGCGTTTCAAGAATTAGTGCGACAATTACTTACTGAAACTGAACTGCAATTACAACAGTGGCGAGATAATATTCTAGCTGCATTAGGAGCTAACGGACAAATTATTATTGATGTTATTCCCGAAGTTGAACTGATTATTGGTAAACAACCTGCTATCCCCGAATTATCTCCTACAGAATCTCAAAATCGGTTTAATTTAGTTTTTCAAAACTTTATCCAAGTATTTTGTCAAAAAGAACATCCTCTAGTTATATTCCTAGACGATCTACAGTGGACAGACAGTGCTACATTGCAATTGCTCCAGTTGATAATGACTCATGCTAATACTCAATATCTGTTTTTGATTGGAGCTTATCGAGATAACGAAGTCAGTGCAACTCATCCTGCTATGCTGACTGTAGCAGAAATGAATAAGCAGGGATTAGTGGTTAATCATCTCTCCCTTTCACCCCTAAATTTCAATCAGGTTAATGAATTTATCGCAGATACGCTGAAGACTAATTGTATCTATATTCAGAAATTAGCTGAGTTAATTTGGGATAAAACACAGGGAAATCCTTTTTTTATCAAGGAGTTTATAAAATCACTTTATACAGATAAATTACTCAAATTTGATACCAATGCTGGTATTTGGTCTTGGGATTTACAAAAAATTATCAATAGTAGCATAACTGATAATGTTGTTGAATTAATGACAGAAAAGATTCAACGCTTATCAGAGTCAGCACAAAAAGTTTTACAATTAGCTGCTTGTATTGGTAACTCTTTTGATTTAAAAAACTTGGCAGTTATCAATGAAAAATCTCCAAAAGAAACGGCTAAAGAATTATGGGATGCTATGCAAGCCGGACTGATATTACCTATCGGCGATGACTACAAGTTTCTACAAACAGATAGAGAATATAATGAATTAAAAATTACTTATAAGTTTGCACACGATCGCATCCAACAAGCCGCCTATTTCCTAATTCCTATCGACGCAAAGCAAGATGTCCATTGGAGAGTTGGACAGCTTTTATTACAAAATACTCCGCCACAGTTACGGCAACAAAAGATTTTTGATATTGTCAATCAATTAAACTTAGGTATTGAATCAGTTGATGTTCAAATAGAACGAGATAAACTAGCCCAATTAAATCTCATTGCCGGTAAAAAAGCGAAAGCTTCAGCCGCATGGAAAACTGCTAGTAATTACTTCAGAATTAGCAGAAATTGCTTGAGTGCAGATAGTTGGCAAAGTCAGTATGATTTAACTTTAGTATTATATGTAGAAGCCGCCGAGGTAGCAAGTTCTTGTGGTAATGTTGAGGAAATGGAGAAATTAGCTAATATAGTGCTACAGAAAGCTAATTCGTTGTTAGATAAAGTAAAAGTTTATCAAGTTAAAATCCAAGCTTATACATCACAAAATAATCCTCTACAAGCAATTGATACGGCACTATCAGTATTAAAAATGTTGGGAATTAACTTTCCCAAGAAGCCTAATAAATTAGATATTGTACTCAAATTAGTAAAGACAAGATTAAGTTTTATAGGCAAAGAAATTGAATCATTAATCGAACTACCAGAAATGACCGATCCTTACAAATTGGCAGTTATGCGGATTTTGTCAGATATGGTAGCACCTGCTTATTTTGCAATACCAGAACTCTTTGCTTTAATTGTGTTTGAACAGGTCAGTTTATCTCTTAAATATGGTAATACAGCTACCTCCTGCTATGCTTATGCTACTTACGGATTGATTCTCTCAGGGGAAGTTGTCGGGGATATTGAATCTGGCTATAAATTTGGTCAACTAGCACTGAAATTGCTGGATAAATTCAATGCTAAAGAACTTAAATCGAGAGTATTTTTTGTTGTTAATTTCTTTATTAAACATTGGAAAGAGCATCTTAAAGAAACCTTAACACCTTTGCGGGATGCTTATGTAATTGGCTTGGAAACTGGAGATGTAGAATACGCTGCTTATGCAGCAACTTCATACACTCATCATGCATACATTCTGGGACAGGAATTAGCAAAGCTGGAACCAGAAATGGCAATGTATGCTAACGCCCTTAAACAACTGGGACAAGAAACAGGTTATTATTATATCCAAATCAATCGACAGCTAATCTTAAATTTAATGGGGCAGGCTGAAGATAATTGTCGTTTAATCGGTGAAAGCTATGACGAAGATAAAATGCTACCGATTCATCTGGAAGCAAATGCCCAAAATATTTGCCATTATCTCTATTTTTATAAAATATTTTTGGGCTATCTATTTCAAGATTATCAGCAAGCTCTGAAATATACCCGTTTAGTGGAAGCATCTCAAGATAGTGCTGTTGGTAGTATACCCCTGGCGGATTTCTACATATCTTTAATTTACTTAGCTATATATGCTGATGCTTCTAAATCGGAACAAAAACGCATCCAAAAGCAGGTGAAAGCCAAGCTGAAAAATATTAAAAAATGGGCGCATTTTGCACCGATGACTCATTTGCAAAAATTCTATCTAGTGCAGGCAGAATTGCATCGAGTTTTGGGCGAACATACTCAAGCGATTGATTGCTACGATCGCGCTATTACCTTAGCCAAAGAAAATGACTATCTGAATGAAGAAGCTTTGGCTAATGAATTGACTGCTAAATTCTACCTCAATTGGGGAAAAGCGCAAGTTGCCCAAGGTTATCTGATTAATGCTTATCACTGTTATCTGCGTTGGGGTGCGATCGCAAAAGTTAAGGATTTAGAACAGCAATATCCGCAACTTTTGCAGCGCTTTACCAAAACCAATATATCCCTCGATTCACGCCACAGCATACCTAATACCTCTGGTAGTACCGCAGGCGAAGTTTTGGATTTAGCCGCACTGATGAAAGCTGCTGTCGCAATTGCTAGTGAAATTGAACTAGATAAACTCCTCGCAACTTTAATGCGAATTCTGCTATCTAGCGCTGGCGCACAAACTGGCTACCTCATTTTAGAATCTCTGGGAGAATTACGAGTTGAAGCATCTGGTGAGGCGAATTCTGAGCAAATTCTAGTATTGCAATCGACTCCTATCGAAACCTGTCTACCTGCATCAATTATTTACTATGTCGCCAGAACTCAAGAAGGATTGATTGAAAGTAATGTTGCCCGTGAAGGTAGATTTACGCAAGATAATTATATTAAAAAATACAAACCAAAATCAATTCTCTGTGCGCCACTGCTGAATCAAGGGCAATTGATTGGGATTGTCTACTTAGAGAATAATCTCGCAGATGGAGTTTTTACAATTGATCGGCTTAAAGTAATACAAATGCTTTCGACCCAAGCAGCGATCGCGCTTAACAATGCTAGACTTTATACTCAAGTTCAATCGACGCAAAATAGACTGAATAAATTCCTCAACGCCATTCCTCTAGGTATATCCGTTCACGATGCCAAAGGCAAGCTGGTTTACGCCAATCAAGTTTCACAGCAGTTACTGAAGATTCAAGAATTACCAAAAGCGGAAGTCGAACAACTTTCCCAAGTCTATAGCATATATCGGGCCGAAACCAATCAGATGTACCCAGTAGAACAGCTTCCCGTCGTGCGATCGCTGGGTGGTGAAAAAACAAGGGCAGATGATTTGGAACTACACTATAGTGACGCAATTGTCCCCTTAGAAGTCACCAGCACGCCAATTTTTGATGAGACTGGTAATGTAGAATATGCGATCGCCGCCTTTCAAGATATTAGCGATCGCAAACAAGCTGAGAAAACCCTGATTGAAAATGTGCGGTTAGAACAGGAAATTAGCGAACGCAAAAAAATAGAAGCAGAACTCGAACAAGCTAAAGACGCAGCCGAAACTGCTAACCACGCTAAAAGCACATTCCTGGCTAACATGAGTCATGAATTGCGAACTCCCCTAAATGCAATTCTTGGCTTTTCTCAGCTGATGAACCAGGATGCAAATCTCTCCACTGGACAAAAAGAGAATCTGGAAATTATTCATCGCAGTGGAGAACATTTGTTGACATTAATTAACCAAGTGCTTGACTTGTCGAAAGTGGAAGCCGGACGCATGGTGTTATCCACAACTAACTTCGATTTGTATTATTTACTGGCTGATATCGAAGATATGTTTGCATTGAAAGCCAAAGATAAAAACTTGCAGTTGCAATTTGACTGTGCCCAAAATGTTCCCCAATATATCTGCACAGATGAGATTAAATTGCGGCAAGTACTGATTAATTTAATCAGTAATGCTATTAAATTTACCTCCTCTGGCAGCGTGTCAGTTAAAGTGGCAATCAATGCAGATATGCAGACAGATAGGGGAGAAACAACTATTAGCTTTGAAGTCAAAGATACAGGAGTTGGCATTGCAGCAGAAGAACTAGAGAATTTATTTCAGCCCTTCGTGCAAACCTCATCAGGACAGCAATTACAGCAAGGAACGGGATTAGGATTAACAATTAGTCGTGAATTTGTGCGCTTGATAGGGGGTGAAATTACTGTTATTAGTAGTCAAGCTTTTTGCTCCCCCACCTGTGAAACTCCCTCTGGTACTACTTTTAAATTTGATATACCAGTAAGTATTGCTGATGAATGCGAAATTGAGAATCCATTGAAGAGCGATCGCATTATTGCCTTAGCTCCTAACCAACCTCAATATCGCATCTTGGTAGTGGATGATAAAGATTATAACCGCCAACTGTTAGTTAAACTCCTCAAACCCCTGGGTTTTGCAGTGCAAGCAGCTAATAATGGTGAAGATGCAATTAAAATTTGGGATGAGTATTCACCGCATCTGATTTGGATGGATATGCGAATGCCAGTGATGGATGGTTATGAAGCCACCAAACGCATTAAAAGCACAACTAAAGGACAAGCCACTGTCATTATTGCTTTGACTGCTAGTGCATGGGAAGAAGAAAAAACCGTAATTTTATCGGCTGGCTGCGATGATTTTGTCCGCAAACCTTTTTACACAGAAACCATATTTGAGATGATGGCTAAACATTTGGGAGTTCGTTATATTTATCAAGAAAAAGAGCAACCATCTCATCGTGCTAATGTGACTGTAGAACCGTTAAATTTAACGGATTTATTCGCAGAAATGCCAAAATCATGGATTATAAATTTGCATGAAGCTGCCCTTGATGCAGATGCAGAATTAGTCTTGCAAATCCTAGGGTTAGTTCCTGAATCTCATGCTTTAGTTCGTCAGACTTGCAAAGATTGGGTGAAAAGATTTCAATTTGAAAAGATTTTGTATTTAACTGAACCATTGATTGGTAAACATTAA
- a CDS encoding response regulator — translation MNLEEAIKWVDSTLESKTGKKLTIPEKEILKAAWENEPYNAVADSLYMSVGHIKDLASLLWKRLSDLLEEKVTKNNFRHLLLKQTATSTQSSLKIAESDTYQTEDPKGNILIVDDLIENLHFLNDILSKQGYKVRSVTNGNMALRTIRNNPPDVILLDIKMPDIDGYQVCSILKAEEDTSDIPIIFLSALNEVFDKVKAFEVGGVDYITKPFQTEEVIARIQTHLTLQQQKRQLRQEIEKHQQTAEILYQSRALLASLLNSSRDGIAAMQAVRDMVTGEIEDFRYLLVNPVFAKILGKKREELTNNLGQKQVLNQLIPGFFKQLVQVVETGESLKKEFFWETNLQKKGYELIAVKLGDGFSMTIRETKDYMDLGEEGIWKNAQLNYQSK, via the coding sequence ATGAATCTTGAAGAAGCAATCAAATGGGTAGACTCGACCCTAGAATCCAAAACAGGTAAAAAACTAACGATCCCGGAGAAAGAAATCCTCAAAGCCGCTTGGGAAAACGAACCCTACAACGCTGTTGCGGATAGCTTATATATGAGTGTGGGGCATATTAAAGATTTAGCCTCATTATTATGGAAACGTCTTTCAGATTTACTAGAAGAAAAAGTAACTAAAAATAACTTTCGCCATTTACTTTTAAAACAAACTGCTACCTCTACTCAGTCCTCTCTCAAAATTGCCGAAAGCGACACTTATCAAACTGAAGACCCAAAAGGCAATATTTTAATTGTTGATGACTTAATCGAAAACCTGCATTTTTTAAACGATATCTTAAGCAAACAGGGTTACAAAGTTCGCAGTGTCACTAACGGTAATATGGCATTACGAACTATCCGCAACAATCCCCCGGATGTGATTTTACTTGATATCAAAATGCCGGATATTGATGGCTATCAAGTCTGCTCAATTCTGAAAGCTGAAGAAGACACTTCAGATATTCCGATTATTTTTCTCAGTGCATTAAACGAGGTTTTTGATAAAGTCAAAGCTTTTGAAGTGGGGGGAGTAGATTATATTACCAAACCCTTTCAAACTGAAGAAGTTATCGCCCGTATTCAAACTCACCTGACTTTGCAACAGCAAAAGCGCCAGTTGCGACAAGAAATTGAAAAACATCAACAAACAGCAGAAATTCTCTACCAATCTCGCGCCCTCCTCGCCAGTTTGTTGAATAGTTCTAGAGATGGAATTGCTGCTATGCAAGCCGTTAGGGATATGGTAACTGGAGAAATTGAAGATTTTCGCTATTTATTAGTTAATCCTGTATTTGCCAAAATCTTGGGTAAGAAACGAGAAGAATTGACTAATAACTTAGGGCAGAAGCAAGTCTTAAATCAACTCATTCCCGGATTTTTTAAGCAGTTAGTACAGGTAGTTGAAACAGGAGAATCCCTGAAAAAAGAATTTTTTTGGGAAACCAACCTGCAAAAAAAAGGCTATGAATTGATAGCGGTGAAGTTGGGTGATGGCTTTTCGATGACTATACGCGAGACTAAAGATTATATGGATTTGGGAGAGGAGGGAATATGGAAGAATGCTCAACTAAATTATCAGAGTAAGTAG